Proteins found in one Oreochromis niloticus isolate F11D_XX linkage group LG22, O_niloticus_UMD_NMBU, whole genome shotgun sequence genomic segment:
- the thrap3b gene encoding thyroid hormone receptor-associated protein 3b isoform X3 — translation MKRSKGSRSRSRSRSHSPSYRNYPSRDYQNNRGGFRGYNRGYRRPYHYRGRGRGYYQRGHYQNRGGGGYGYKGNWQGGGGGGGGGGGGGGGGGGGGWHDRHHDQDHHSHSPRRGRSRSRTPRKRSGSRSRSRYSDRSSSGRSRHSRRSSYSSRSRSSSPRHRSSKGKPSNKDAKDKPVESQVEKSTPEPDGSVIEKASGGKWIDYDASPKPTSPETKKEDAPSGPEVKGPNSGGTMWKTISSASPPAKSPTISGQTASFSGFGFFSKDDAKTTDKTVISAAFKKFLAENKNKKQAAEKENSREKEQVTVDREQEKSGKTGELFNVSSFGDIKEDKTMPFFEAGEEEFLTSHGMKGRDREEDAEVKPALVARDMFGKWGDESSYSTSYPSLKEKVRVDPEDVDAIDRVEEELYRSRKHKKEEKSKKKEKKEKEKARRSLSPPTTSREKDRPLFPGAFPPREQSPAPRLFASKEDFELRIASLDELPSSSLSKDRHLPRELLNTTKKDPEFRSIFQHIQSAQLRRSPSELFAQHIVSIVHYIKAQHFHSSDMTLSERFAMYQRKAAEAEMMKPRKSPEIHRRIDVSPSAFKRHSHLFEDLEEASYKDPSKKFKGDVMDLRLDIERRKRFAGKERDFKREGARSPEGSRGPSRERSSEKSGKHHKKSKKGKKKRDRSPSSSSSSSSQSPYPPPFRGKEFMGEGMEHPEEGFSHTRYPPRDYGGPGDRGPRDYEGHGMERGRGRGFFPRVRGRGWSRGNYPGNNSNGNPANINPPVRPPEEEWDPEYTPKSRKYYLHDDRDGEKTWVDNRGRGRGSFPTRRGRFVYRKGGSSPKWTHDMYQGGEEGELPDDSLEVDHKEAKGAGDAPSLKQ, via the exons ATGAAAAGGTCCAAGGG TTCTAGGTCTCGTTCCCGCTCTCGCTCGCACTCTCCGTCCTATAGAAACTATCCTTCTCGGGACTATCAGAACAACAGAGGTGGCTTCAGAGGTTACAACAGAGGCTACCGTAGGCCGTACCACTACCGAGGTAGAGGCCGAGGCTATTACCAACGCGGTCATTACCAAAACAGAGGCGGAGGAGGTTATGGCTATAAGGGTAATTGgcagggtggtggtggtggaggaggaggaggcggcggtggtggtggtggcggtGGCGGCGGCGGCTGGCATGATCGTCATCATGACCAGGACCACCATTCTCACAGCCCCAGGAGGGGCCGCTCACGCTCCCGTACACCCAGGAAGCGCTCGGGCAGCCGGAGCCGCTCCCGCTACTCTGATCGTTCGTCTTCTGGACGATCCCGCCATTCTAGGCGCTCCAGCTACTCCTCTCGGTCCCGCTCCTCATCCCCACGCCACCGCAGCAGCAAGGGAAAGCCCAGCAACAAGGATGCTAAAGACAAGCCAGTTGAAAGTCAGGTTGAGAAGTCTACTCCGGAACCAGATGGAAGCGTCATCGAGAAGGCTTCTGGAGGCAAATGGATTGACTACGACGCAAGCCCCAAACCAACCAGCCCAGAGACTAAGAAAGAGGACGCTCCTTCTGGTCCTGAGGTCAAAGGGCCCAACAGTGGTGGCACTATGTGGAAAACCATCAGCAGTGCATCACCTCCGGCAAAGAGCCCCACAATCTCTGGACAAACGGCCTCGTTCAGCGGATTTGGATTCTTCTCAAAGGATGATGCCAAAACTACAGATAAGACTGTGATCTCTGCTGCCTTCAAAAA GTTTTTGGctgagaacaaaaacaaaaagcaggcaGCTGAAAAGGAGAACAGTCGTGAAAAGGAGCAGGTCACTGTAGATAGAGAGCAAGAGAAAAGTGGCAAAACTGGAGAGCTCTTCAACGTCTCGTCCTTTGGTGACATCAAGGAAGACAAGACTATGCCTTTCTTTGAGGCTGGAGAAGAAGAGTTCCTCACATCACACGGGATGAAAGGGAGGGACCGTGAGGAGGATGCTGAGGTAAAACCTGCCCTCGTAGCTCGGGACATGTTTGGGAAATGGGGGGACGAGTCAAGCTATTCAACATCTTACCCGTCCCTTAAGGAGAAAGTTCGTGTAGACCCCGAAGACGTAGACGCCATTGATCGCGTGGAGGAGGAGTTGTACCGAAGCCGCAAACATAAGAAAGAGGAGAAGTccaagaagaaggagaagaaagaaaaggagaaggcCAGAAGGAGTTTGTCCCCACCAACTACTTCAAGAGAGAAAGACCGGCCACTGTTCCCTGGAGCTTTTCCTCCTCGCGAACAATCGCCTGCACCGCGTCTGTTTGCATCAAAAGAAGACTTTGAGCTCAGAATCGCTTCTTTAGATGAACTTCCCAG CTCCTCCCTCTCTAAAGATCGCCACCTGCCCCGGGAGCTGCTGAATACCACTAAGAAGGATCCGGAATTTCGCTCCATTTTCCAGCACATTCAGTCCGCACAGCTCCGTCGCAGCCCGTCTGAGCTGTTCGCTCAGCACATAGTCTCTATTGTGCACTACATCAAAG CTCAACACTTCCACTCCTCAGACATGACTCTAAGTGAGCGGTTTGCCATGTACCAAAGAAAAGCTGCAGAGGCAGAAATGATGAAGCCAAGGAAGAGCCCAGAAATCCACAG GAGAATCGATGTTTCCCCCAGTGCTTTTAAGAGGCACTCTCACCTGTTTGAGGATTTGGAGGAGGCAAGCTACAAG GACCCAAGTAAAAAGTTCAAAGGCGACGTGATGGACCTTCGCCTGGATATTGAAAGACGTAAGAGGTTTGCTGGGAAGGAGCGCGACTTCAAGCGTGAAGGGGCCAGGAGCCCGGAAGGCTCCCGGGGACCGAGTAGAGAGAGGTCCTCTGAGAAATCTGGGAAGCACCACAAGAAATCCAA gaagggtaagaagaagCGGGATCGCtctccttcctcttcttcctcctcatcctcccagTCCCCTTATCCTCCACCATTCCGAGGCAAAGAATTCATGGGGGAGGGGATGGAGCACCCCGAGGAGGGCTTCAGCCACACACGCTATCCACCGCGGGACTACGGTGGCCCTGGGGACCGAGGCCCTCGAGATTATGAGGGACATGGCATGGAGAGAGGCCGAGGCCGTGGATTT ttccccagagtcagaggaagaggttggagcAGGGGAAATTATCCCGGCAACAACAGCAATGGAAACCCTGCCAACATAAATCCTCCAGTGCGGCCGCCCGAGGAGGAGTGGGACCCTGAATACACCCCCAAGAGCAGGAAGTACTACCTG CACGATGATCGCGATGGAGAGAAAACCTGGGTTGATAACCGGGGCCGAGGCCGCGGCTCCTTCCCCACTCGCCGAGGACGCTTCGTGTACCGAAAGGGAGGCAGCAGTCCAAAGTGGACCCACGACATGTAtcagggaggagaggagggggagCTGCCAGACGACAGCCTGGAAGTCGACCATAAAGAAGCCAAGGGCGCCGGAGATGCGCCGAGCCTGAAGCAGTAA
- the thrap3b gene encoding thyroid hormone receptor-associated protein 3b isoform X2 yields MSKPPNSPARSRSRSRSRSRSRSYSRSHSRSRSRSRKRRYSSRSRSRSRSHSPSYRNYPSRDYQNNRGGFRGYNRGYRRPYHYRGRGRGYYQRGHYQNRGGGGYGYKGNWQGGGGGGGGGGGGGGGGGGGGWHDRHHDQDHHSHSPRRGRSRSRTPRKRSGSRSRSRYSDRSSSGRSRHSRRSSYSSRSRSSSPRHRSSKGKPSNKDAKDKPVESQVEKSTPEPDGSVIEKASGGKWIDYDASPKPTSPETKKEDAPSGPEVKGPNSGGTMWKTISSASPPAKSPTISGQTASFSGFGFFSKDDAKTTDKTVISAAFKKFLAENKNKKQAAEKENSREKEQVTVDREQEKSGKTGELFNVSSFGDIKEDKTMPFFEAGEEEFLTSHGMKGRDREEDAEEKVRVDPEDVDAIDRVEEELYRSRKHKKEEKSKKKEKKEKEKARRSLSPPTTSREKDRPLFPGAFPPREQSPAPRLFASKEDFELRIASLDELPSSSLSKDRHLPRELLNTTKKDPEFRSIFQHIQSAQLRRSPSELFAQHIVSIVHYIKAQHFHSSDMTLSERFAMYQRKAAEAEMMKPRKSPEIHRRIDVSPSAFKRHSHLFEDLEEASYKDPSKKFKGDVMDLRLDIERRKRFAGKERDFKREGARSPEGSRGPSRERSSEKSGKHHKKSKKGKKKRDRSPSSSSSSSSQSPYPPPFRGKEFMGEGMEHPEEGFSHTRYPPRDYGGPGDRGPRDYEGHGMERGRGRGFFPRVRGRGWSRGNYPGNNSNGNPANINPPVRPPEEEWDPEYTPKSRKYYLHDDRDGEKTWVDNRGRGRGSFPTRRGRFVYRKGGSSPKWTHDMYQGGEEGELPDDSLEVDHKEAKGAGDAPSLKQ; encoded by the exons ATGTCAAAGCCTCCAAATTCTCCTGCTCGGTCCCGCTCCAGATCGAGGTCTAGGTCCAGATCCAGGTCCTACTCCAGATCCCACTCTAGAAGCCGCTCAAGATCCAGAAAACGTCGTTACAG TTCTAGGTCTCGTTCCCGCTCTCGCTCGCACTCTCCGTCCTATAGAAACTATCCTTCTCGGGACTATCAGAACAACAGAGGTGGCTTCAGAGGTTACAACAGAGGCTACCGTAGGCCGTACCACTACCGAGGTAGAGGCCGAGGCTATTACCAACGCGGTCATTACCAAAACAGAGGCGGAGGAGGTTATGGCTATAAGGGTAATTGgcagggtggtggtggtggaggaggaggaggcggcggtggtggtggtggcggtGGCGGCGGCGGCTGGCATGATCGTCATCATGACCAGGACCACCATTCTCACAGCCCCAGGAGGGGCCGCTCACGCTCCCGTACACCCAGGAAGCGCTCGGGCAGCCGGAGCCGCTCCCGCTACTCTGATCGTTCGTCTTCTGGACGATCCCGCCATTCTAGGCGCTCCAGCTACTCCTCTCGGTCCCGCTCCTCATCCCCACGCCACCGCAGCAGCAAGGGAAAGCCCAGCAACAAGGATGCTAAAGACAAGCCAGTTGAAAGTCAGGTTGAGAAGTCTACTCCGGAACCAGATGGAAGCGTCATCGAGAAGGCTTCTGGAGGCAAATGGATTGACTACGACGCAAGCCCCAAACCAACCAGCCCAGAGACTAAGAAAGAGGACGCTCCTTCTGGTCCTGAGGTCAAAGGGCCCAACAGTGGTGGCACTATGTGGAAAACCATCAGCAGTGCATCACCTCCGGCAAAGAGCCCCACAATCTCTGGACAAACGGCCTCGTTCAGCGGATTTGGATTCTTCTCAAAGGATGATGCCAAAACTACAGATAAGACTGTGATCTCTGCTGCCTTCAAAAA GTTTTTGGctgagaacaaaaacaaaaagcaggcaGCTGAAAAGGAGAACAGTCGTGAAAAGGAGCAGGTCACTGTAGATAGAGAGCAAGAGAAAAGTGGCAAAACTGGAGAGCTCTTCAACGTCTCGTCCTTTGGTGACATCAAGGAAGACAAGACTATGCCTTTCTTTGAGGCTGGAGAAGAAGAGTTCCTCACATCACACGGGATGAAAGGGAGGGACCGTGAGGAGGATGCTGAG GAGAAAGTTCGTGTAGACCCCGAAGACGTAGACGCCATTGATCGCGTGGAGGAGGAGTTGTACCGAAGCCGCAAACATAAGAAAGAGGAGAAGTccaagaagaaggagaagaaagaaaaggagaaggcCAGAAGGAGTTTGTCCCCACCAACTACTTCAAGAGAGAAAGACCGGCCACTGTTCCCTGGAGCTTTTCCTCCTCGCGAACAATCGCCTGCACCGCGTCTGTTTGCATCAAAAGAAGACTTTGAGCTCAGAATCGCTTCTTTAGATGAACTTCCCAG CTCCTCCCTCTCTAAAGATCGCCACCTGCCCCGGGAGCTGCTGAATACCACTAAGAAGGATCCGGAATTTCGCTCCATTTTCCAGCACATTCAGTCCGCACAGCTCCGTCGCAGCCCGTCTGAGCTGTTCGCTCAGCACATAGTCTCTATTGTGCACTACATCAAAG CTCAACACTTCCACTCCTCAGACATGACTCTAAGTGAGCGGTTTGCCATGTACCAAAGAAAAGCTGCAGAGGCAGAAATGATGAAGCCAAGGAAGAGCCCAGAAATCCACAG GAGAATCGATGTTTCCCCCAGTGCTTTTAAGAGGCACTCTCACCTGTTTGAGGATTTGGAGGAGGCAAGCTACAAG GACCCAAGTAAAAAGTTCAAAGGCGACGTGATGGACCTTCGCCTGGATATTGAAAGACGTAAGAGGTTTGCTGGGAAGGAGCGCGACTTCAAGCGTGAAGGGGCCAGGAGCCCGGAAGGCTCCCGGGGACCGAGTAGAGAGAGGTCCTCTGAGAAATCTGGGAAGCACCACAAGAAATCCAA gaagggtaagaagaagCGGGATCGCtctccttcctcttcttcctcctcatcctcccagTCCCCTTATCCTCCACCATTCCGAGGCAAAGAATTCATGGGGGAGGGGATGGAGCACCCCGAGGAGGGCTTCAGCCACACACGCTATCCACCGCGGGACTACGGTGGCCCTGGGGACCGAGGCCCTCGAGATTATGAGGGACATGGCATGGAGAGAGGCCGAGGCCGTGGATTT ttccccagagtcagaggaagaggttggagcAGGGGAAATTATCCCGGCAACAACAGCAATGGAAACCCTGCCAACATAAATCCTCCAGTGCGGCCGCCCGAGGAGGAGTGGGACCCTGAATACACCCCCAAGAGCAGGAAGTACTACCTG CACGATGATCGCGATGGAGAGAAAACCTGGGTTGATAACCGGGGCCGAGGCCGCGGCTCCTTCCCCACTCGCCGAGGACGCTTCGTGTACCGAAAGGGAGGCAGCAGTCCAAAGTGGACCCACGACATGTAtcagggaggagaggagggggagCTGCCAGACGACAGCCTGGAAGTCGACCATAAAGAAGCCAAGGGCGCCGGAGATGCGCCGAGCCTGAAGCAGTAA
- the thrap3b gene encoding thyroid hormone receptor-associated protein 3b isoform X1, with protein sequence MSKPPNSPARSRSRSRSRSRSRSYSRSHSRSRSRSRKRRYSSRSRSRSRSHSPSYRNYPSRDYQNNRGGFRGYNRGYRRPYHYRGRGRGYYQRGHYQNRGGGGYGYKGNWQGGGGGGGGGGGGGGGGGGGGWHDRHHDQDHHSHSPRRGRSRSRTPRKRSGSRSRSRYSDRSSSGRSRHSRRSSYSSRSRSSSPRHRSSKGKPSNKDAKDKPVESQVEKSTPEPDGSVIEKASGGKWIDYDASPKPTSPETKKEDAPSGPEVKGPNSGGTMWKTISSASPPAKSPTISGQTASFSGFGFFSKDDAKTTDKTVISAAFKKFLAENKNKKQAAEKENSREKEQVTVDREQEKSGKTGELFNVSSFGDIKEDKTMPFFEAGEEEFLTSHGMKGRDREEDAEVKPALVARDMFGKWGDESSYSTSYPSLKEKVRVDPEDVDAIDRVEEELYRSRKHKKEEKSKKKEKKEKEKARRSLSPPTTSREKDRPLFPGAFPPREQSPAPRLFASKEDFELRIASLDELPSSSLSKDRHLPRELLNTTKKDPEFRSIFQHIQSAQLRRSPSELFAQHIVSIVHYIKAQHFHSSDMTLSERFAMYQRKAAEAEMMKPRKSPEIHRRIDVSPSAFKRHSHLFEDLEEASYKDPSKKFKGDVMDLRLDIERRKRFAGKERDFKREGARSPEGSRGPSRERSSEKSGKHHKKSKKGKKKRDRSPSSSSSSSSQSPYPPPFRGKEFMGEGMEHPEEGFSHTRYPPRDYGGPGDRGPRDYEGHGMERGRGRGFFPRVRGRGWSRGNYPGNNSNGNPANINPPVRPPEEEWDPEYTPKSRKYYLHDDRDGEKTWVDNRGRGRGSFPTRRGRFVYRKGGSSPKWTHDMYQGGEEGELPDDSLEVDHKEAKGAGDAPSLKQ encoded by the exons ATGTCAAAGCCTCCAAATTCTCCTGCTCGGTCCCGCTCCAGATCGAGGTCTAGGTCCAGATCCAGGTCCTACTCCAGATCCCACTCTAGAAGCCGCTCAAGATCCAGAAAACGTCGTTACAG TTCTAGGTCTCGTTCCCGCTCTCGCTCGCACTCTCCGTCCTATAGAAACTATCCTTCTCGGGACTATCAGAACAACAGAGGTGGCTTCAGAGGTTACAACAGAGGCTACCGTAGGCCGTACCACTACCGAGGTAGAGGCCGAGGCTATTACCAACGCGGTCATTACCAAAACAGAGGCGGAGGAGGTTATGGCTATAAGGGTAATTGgcagggtggtggtggtggaggaggaggaggcggcggtggtggtggtggcggtGGCGGCGGCGGCTGGCATGATCGTCATCATGACCAGGACCACCATTCTCACAGCCCCAGGAGGGGCCGCTCACGCTCCCGTACACCCAGGAAGCGCTCGGGCAGCCGGAGCCGCTCCCGCTACTCTGATCGTTCGTCTTCTGGACGATCCCGCCATTCTAGGCGCTCCAGCTACTCCTCTCGGTCCCGCTCCTCATCCCCACGCCACCGCAGCAGCAAGGGAAAGCCCAGCAACAAGGATGCTAAAGACAAGCCAGTTGAAAGTCAGGTTGAGAAGTCTACTCCGGAACCAGATGGAAGCGTCATCGAGAAGGCTTCTGGAGGCAAATGGATTGACTACGACGCAAGCCCCAAACCAACCAGCCCAGAGACTAAGAAAGAGGACGCTCCTTCTGGTCCTGAGGTCAAAGGGCCCAACAGTGGTGGCACTATGTGGAAAACCATCAGCAGTGCATCACCTCCGGCAAAGAGCCCCACAATCTCTGGACAAACGGCCTCGTTCAGCGGATTTGGATTCTTCTCAAAGGATGATGCCAAAACTACAGATAAGACTGTGATCTCTGCTGCCTTCAAAAA GTTTTTGGctgagaacaaaaacaaaaagcaggcaGCTGAAAAGGAGAACAGTCGTGAAAAGGAGCAGGTCACTGTAGATAGAGAGCAAGAGAAAAGTGGCAAAACTGGAGAGCTCTTCAACGTCTCGTCCTTTGGTGACATCAAGGAAGACAAGACTATGCCTTTCTTTGAGGCTGGAGAAGAAGAGTTCCTCACATCACACGGGATGAAAGGGAGGGACCGTGAGGAGGATGCTGAGGTAAAACCTGCCCTCGTAGCTCGGGACATGTTTGGGAAATGGGGGGACGAGTCAAGCTATTCAACATCTTACCCGTCCCTTAAGGAGAAAGTTCGTGTAGACCCCGAAGACGTAGACGCCATTGATCGCGTGGAGGAGGAGTTGTACCGAAGCCGCAAACATAAGAAAGAGGAGAAGTccaagaagaaggagaagaaagaaaaggagaaggcCAGAAGGAGTTTGTCCCCACCAACTACTTCAAGAGAGAAAGACCGGCCACTGTTCCCTGGAGCTTTTCCTCCTCGCGAACAATCGCCTGCACCGCGTCTGTTTGCATCAAAAGAAGACTTTGAGCTCAGAATCGCTTCTTTAGATGAACTTCCCAG CTCCTCCCTCTCTAAAGATCGCCACCTGCCCCGGGAGCTGCTGAATACCACTAAGAAGGATCCGGAATTTCGCTCCATTTTCCAGCACATTCAGTCCGCACAGCTCCGTCGCAGCCCGTCTGAGCTGTTCGCTCAGCACATAGTCTCTATTGTGCACTACATCAAAG CTCAACACTTCCACTCCTCAGACATGACTCTAAGTGAGCGGTTTGCCATGTACCAAAGAAAAGCTGCAGAGGCAGAAATGATGAAGCCAAGGAAGAGCCCAGAAATCCACAG GAGAATCGATGTTTCCCCCAGTGCTTTTAAGAGGCACTCTCACCTGTTTGAGGATTTGGAGGAGGCAAGCTACAAG GACCCAAGTAAAAAGTTCAAAGGCGACGTGATGGACCTTCGCCTGGATATTGAAAGACGTAAGAGGTTTGCTGGGAAGGAGCGCGACTTCAAGCGTGAAGGGGCCAGGAGCCCGGAAGGCTCCCGGGGACCGAGTAGAGAGAGGTCCTCTGAGAAATCTGGGAAGCACCACAAGAAATCCAA gaagggtaagaagaagCGGGATCGCtctccttcctcttcttcctcctcatcctcccagTCCCCTTATCCTCCACCATTCCGAGGCAAAGAATTCATGGGGGAGGGGATGGAGCACCCCGAGGAGGGCTTCAGCCACACACGCTATCCACCGCGGGACTACGGTGGCCCTGGGGACCGAGGCCCTCGAGATTATGAGGGACATGGCATGGAGAGAGGCCGAGGCCGTGGATTT ttccccagagtcagaggaagaggttggagcAGGGGAAATTATCCCGGCAACAACAGCAATGGAAACCCTGCCAACATAAATCCTCCAGTGCGGCCGCCCGAGGAGGAGTGGGACCCTGAATACACCCCCAAGAGCAGGAAGTACTACCTG CACGATGATCGCGATGGAGAGAAAACCTGGGTTGATAACCGGGGCCGAGGCCGCGGCTCCTTCCCCACTCGCCGAGGACGCTTCGTGTACCGAAAGGGAGGCAGCAGTCCAAAGTGGACCCACGACATGTAtcagggaggagaggagggggagCTGCCAGACGACAGCCTGGAAGTCGACCATAAAGAAGCCAAGGGCGCCGGAGATGCGCCGAGCCTGAAGCAGTAA